DNA from Cyanobacteria bacterium FACHB-DQ100:
AGGAAAGTAGGGGCGCTGAGCAAAGATTCTCAAAATTTGGAGCGACACCCGAAATGAGGCTTCTGAAAAGCGCGATCGATTGATCGAATTGAGCGACGACGATCGCGCAAAGCCATACGATAACTCCATCCAAATCAAGGCAAAGGTCAAAAAGATCGACACGCACAGCGAGGTGCCGATCTTAGAACTATAGCTTTGATTTTCTGACCAACTGACCAAACCACGCTGCAACGCTTGCACCACGATCGTAAACTCAATCCAATCCGCTAACGTGATTTCGGGTTGAGATTCGACCCATAGACTTGCTGCTTGATTTTGATTTAATGCCGTAAAAAATGATTTGGGAATATTGCCAATCGCTTGTTTTGACCACAACTCCCAAGGCTTTGCTCCTCGCGAGGACTCACCAAATCCTAATTGTTCGGGATTATAAATCCAACTGATGAGATGAGGTTGTAAGGTATTCCAAGACTGAAAACCGCGCAGAATTCCATCACTCAGTTGTGCAAGTTCTTGTTGAGTTTCAACATCAGAAATTGGCTGTTGCTTCAGCGTTACTGCTAATTGTTTGAGTTGATCAGCATTCAAACTATTTGGATGATTGGGATCACTCAAGGTCAGAAAAATGAGTAATCGCTCGGTTTTGTCTGCTTGATTCAGTTGTCGAACTGCGGTCGCGATCGCGCTCCTGTTTTGATTTTCAGACTGCCAGCGCTTCCATTCACCGTCAAGCGTCGAGAGTGCCCGCATCGCCCGCATTGCTTTGGCTTGCTTGAGCTCATCGCTGCGATCGTTCGCCCGAGTTTGAGTCTGCACAAATCGATCGCGAAACTTCGCCTCAAAGATCTCACCGCTATCTGGTTCAATTTCCTGCACCAGCATTTGATAAACCTGTTCTTTTGATCGAATGTTGCCTTTCAGCGTCATTTGAACGATTTGTTCAATCAAATTTGTATAGCGATCGCCCAGTGCAG
Protein-coding regions in this window:
- a CDS encoding tetratricopeptide repeat protein, which produces MSDSALGDRYTNLIEQIVQMTLKGNIRSKEQVYQMLVQEIEPDSGEIFEAKFRDRFVQTQTRANDRSDELKQAKAMRAMRALSTLDGEWKRWQSENQNRSAIATAVRQLNQADKTERLLIFLTLSDPNHPNSLNADQLKQLAVTLKQQPISDVETQQELAQLSDGILRGFQSWNTLQPHLISWIYNPEQLGFGESSRGAKPWELWSKQAIGNIPKSFFTALNQNQAASLWVESQPEITLADWIEFTIVVQALQRGLVSWSENQSYSSKIGTSLCVSIFLTFALIWMELSYGFARSSSLNSINRSRFSEASFRVSLQILRIFAQRPYFPLYGTVYTSFTGASFREAMNYLSEPLKRVEGTQEKARILTLIGSSQRISGALDLAKEIYLAAQEIAQEAGDRRCEIATFNHLSRVSLHQKQYAEAISNSQRALILSRQSGDRMGEANALANLGYAEVFQAQLLESDPDAYELAIGYLEQGLALSEKLGDFQSKALCALSLGSAYVTLNDTDQALKYLEQASYAAVDAGDRYLHALCLSNFGEAFYQRQDYERVVFASAIAMYKLEQMGTNDWRSAAGLLTILRGQLGERFDQLLQEQRSRLMTEIGVDGFDYLMELLDRYRQS